The genomic stretch GTTCGCCTGCTTGAGCGACAGCGAGATCCGACGACGGTCCAGGTCGATGTCGATGACCTTGACCAGGATCTCGTCGCCGACCTGCACGACCTGCTCGGGGATCTCCACGTGGCGCTCGGCCAGCTCGGAGATGTGCACCAGGCCCTCGATGCCCTCGTCGACCCGGACGAACGAGCCGAAGGGCACCAGCTTGGTGACCTTGCCCGGTACGACCTGGCCGATCTGGTGGGTCCGGGCGAACTGCTGCCAGGGGTCCTCCTGGGTGGCCTTCAGCGACAGCGAGACCCGCTCGCGGTCCATGTCCACGTCGAGGACCTCGACCGTGACCTCCTGGCCGACCTCGACGACCTCGGACGGGTGGTCGATGTGCTTCCAGGACAGCTCCGAGACGTGGACCAGGCCGTCGACGCCGCCGAGGTCCACGAACGCACCGAAGTTGACGATCGAGGAGACGACGCCGGAGCGCACCTGGCCCTTCTGCAGGGTCTGCAGGAAGGTCGAGCGCACCTCGGACTGGGTCTGCTCGAGCCAGGCGCGGCGGGACAGCACCACGTTGTTGCGGTTCTTGTCCAGCTCGATGATCTTCGCCTCGAGCTCCTTGCCGACGTACGGCTGGAGGTCGCGGACGCGACGCATCTCGACGAGCGAGGCGGGCAGGAAGCCGCGGAGCCCGATGTCCAGGATCAGGCCGCCCTTGACGACCTCGATGACGGTGCCGGTGACGATGCCGTCCTCGTCCTTGATCTTCTCGATCGTGCCCCAGGCGCGCTCGTACTGGGCGCGCTTCTTGGACAGGATGAGCCGGCCCTCCTTGTCCTCCTTCTGGAGGACCAGGGCCTCGACCTCGTCGCCGACGCTGACGACCTCTGAGGGGTCGACGTCGTGCTTGATCGAGAGCTCGCGCGAGGGGATGACGCCCTCGGTCTTGTAGCCGATGTCGAGCAGGACCTCGTCCCGGTCGACCTTGACGATGACGCCCTCGACGATGTCGCCGTCGTTGAAGTACTTGATCGTCTCGTCGATGGCTGCGAGGAAGGCTTCCTCGTCACCGATGTCGTTGACCGCGACGTTCGGGGTCGTGGTGCCCGAGACCGGGGTGGCTTCGATGCTTGCCGTCATGTAGGAGTGGCTCCGTGGGTGGACAGAAGTCGTGACAGTGCGCCGACGGGCCCGTTTCGACGTGCCGGGACCCGGAACCTCTCGAGACGAGTGGCTGGGGAAGATCGACTCACCGAGCGACGGCCTGCTCCGTCCGAGGTCGCGCAGGCCCACAAGCGCACCGTGCAGCCTACGCTCCGGCGTGATCAGGGGTCAACGTGGGTCCGGCCCGCGCGCTGCCGCGGCCCCCGCGGCGCTGCGGGCGGCGGCTCAGCGGTGCGGGATGGTGCTGTGGCCGTCGTGCTTGTCCGCCTGCTTGGCCTTCTTCTCGGCCCGCTTCTCCTTCAGCGACTTCCCGGACTTCTTGCTGCTCGACTGACGCGGCGACTTGTCGGCCATGAGGCGCTCCCCACCGGCCAGGGCGCGCGGTGCGCCGAGGGGGGTGTGCTGCGACAGTACTGCGCCGGGGGCCGCACGACGCGAGGATTCGGGACGTGGACGACAGGGACGACGAGGCCGACGAGGCCGGGGGCGACGGCGTGGCGCCGATCATCCGGCGGGCGGTCGGTCAGGACGAGTCGGCCCGGGCGAACCGCTCGTGGTGGGACGCGGAGGCCGCGGCCTACCTCGAGGAGCACGGCTCGTTCCTTGGCCCGTCCCGCGGCGCGGCGGGCTTCGTGTGGGGCCCGGAGGGGCTGACCGAGGACGAGGCCGGCCTGCTCGGCGACGTGACCGGCGCCACGGTCCTCGAGGTGGGCGCCGGTGCGGCCCAGTGCTCGCGGTGGCTGCTCGCGCACGGCGCCCGGCCAGTCGCGCTCGACCTGTCGATCGCGATGCTGGCCGCCGGCCGCCGGCTGGCCGGCTCCCAGGGCGCCGGTCCCCCGCTGGTGCAGGCCGACGCCGCTCGACTGCCGTTCGCCGACCGGTCGTTCGACCTGGCCTGCTCGGCC from Actinomycetes bacterium encodes the following:
- the rpsA gene encoding 30S ribosomal protein S1 translates to MTASIEATPVSGTTTPNVAVNDIGDEEAFLAAIDETIKYFNDGDIVEGVIVKVDRDEVLLDIGYKTEGVIPSRELSIKHDVDPSEVVSVGDEVEALVLQKEDKEGRLILSKKRAQYERAWGTIEKIKDEDGIVTGTVIEVVKGGLILDIGLRGFLPASLVEMRRVRDLQPYVGKELEAKIIELDKNRNNVVLSRRAWLEQTQSEVRSTFLQTLQKGQVRSGVVSSIVNFGAFVDLGGVDGLVHVSELSWKHIDHPSEVVEVGQEVTVEVLDVDMDRERVSLSLKATQEDPWQQFARTHQIGQVVPGKVTKLVPFGSFVRVDEGIEGLVHISELAERHVEIPEQVVQVGDEILVKVIDIDLDRRRISLSLKQAN
- a CDS encoding class I SAM-dependent methyltransferase produces the protein MRRAVGQDESARANRSWWDAEAAAYLEEHGSFLGPSRGAAGFVWGPEGLTEDEAGLLGDVTGATVLEVGAGAAQCSRWLLAHGARPVALDLSIAMLAAGRRLAGSQGAGPPLVQADAARLPFADRSFDLACSAYGGLPFVDDSAGVLREVARVLRPGGRFVFSLGHPIRWCLPDDPGPGGLVVRDSYFDRTPYVEQDPRGRATYVEHHRTLGDRVREVTAAGLRLVDLVEPEWPADNDQTWGGWSPLRGALVPGTAIFVCAKG